In Candidatus Neomarinimicrobiota bacterium, the sequence ATTGAGAAATTAAAAATAAATTCTGATTTTGAAGTGCAACTATCATTTGTCTCAGAAGCTATTAAAAAGGTAAAATCAAAGTTGGATAGTTCAAAACCGTTGATAGGATTTGTCGGTTCACCGTGGACTCTTGCTGTTTATATGATTGAGGGAGAGAGCTCAAAAAGTTTTATCAATGCCAAAACTTTCATATACAAAGAGCCTGAAATCTTTAAAGAATTGATGGAGATATTGACTGAAGCTGTAACTCGCAGTCTTAACTTACAAATAAATGCCGGAGCTGATTTAGTTCAGCTTTTTGATTCGTGGGCGGGACTTTTGAATCCACAACAATTTATCGATATTTCTCTCGCCTCGATGAAAGATGTTATTAAGAATTTAGATAAGAGTGTTCCGATAATCCTGTTCGCAAAAGGCGCGAGTCACAGCATAGACATTTTAGCCGATAGCGGTGCTGATTGTCTTGGAATCGATTGGGGCTCTAATATTTCTGAATCGAGAAAAACAGTAAATAACAGAGTAGCTCTTCAGGGAAATTTGGATCCTGTAGTTTTACTTTCAGATCAGGAAACAGTCAGAGAAGAAACAATAAAAGTTCTTGAGGCATACGGCGAAGGTAGCGGGCATATATTCAATCTCGGACATGGAATATTGCCCGAAACTCCTGTGGAAAATGTGAAAACATTTATTGAAACCGTTAGATCGGAAAGTCCTAAATTTCATAATGAAAGTTGATGATGGGAAACAAAAATAATAATTCTACACTCTTTGATGAGGATTTACTTAAACGCTATTCAAAACCGGGACCCCGGTATACGAGTTATCCCACGGCTCCTCTATTTAGCGAAGAAATAGGAGCAAACGATTTTAGAAATGAGATTGCCAGGACGAATGATTTAGTAGAGCCTGCGGATCTTTCACTTTATTTTCACATTCCGTTTTGCGACACACTCTGCTATTTCTGCGCCTGTTCGATGATGATAACTCACAGTGATGACAAAAAAGAGAATTATCTCGGATTTCTGAAAAAAGAAATTGATATGATTTCGGAGCTTACCAAAAACAAACGCAAAGTTTCACAAATGCATTGGGGAGGAGGTACGCCCAGCTATCTTTTGCCGTCGCAGATAGTAGGACTGGGAGAATATATTCAAGATAGTTTTACTTTTGATGATAATGCGGAAGTCAGCGTTGAAATTGATCCGAGAGGGCTGACCCGAGAACATCTTGAAGCCTTCAAAGAGATAGGATTTAATCGAATAAGTATGGGCGTCCAGGATTTTGATCCTGATGTTCAAAAGGCGATAAATAGAATACAGCCGGAAGATATGACGATTCAGGTGGTTGATTGGTGCAGAGAATTAGGATTTGAAAGCATTAATTTAGATCTCATCTATGGATTACCGCATCAGAATGTCAACAATTTTCGTAAAACGATTAAATCGGTTATCGATATTAAACCGGAGAGAATTGCCACATTTAATTACGCTCATGTTCCATGGATGAAAAAACATCAGACCCTGATCAAAGAGGAATGGCTTCCAAGCACAGATGAAAAACTCAAATTACTCCATCTGGTGATTGACGAATTCACCTCTGCGGGCTATGAATTTATCGGTATGGATCACTTCGCATTTCCGGAAGATGAAATAGTTACCGCCCAAAATAACGGAACACTCCACAGAAATTTTCAGGGGTATACTACCAAAAAGGGATGCGACCTTATTGCAATGGGCATTACCGGAATAAGTGAAGTTGGTAATATGTATGCTCAGAACGTTAAAACTCTGGAAGAATATTATGAAATTATCGACAGAGGCGAGCTTGCGACTTTTAAGGGTTACAAACTCAGTAACGAAGATAGATTGAGAAAGGAGATCATTATGCAGCTGATGTGTCATTTTTACCTCAATAAGACATCATTTGGTGATGCAAATGATCTGATTTTTGATGAGCATTTTTCTGAAGCGCTCGAGGTAATGATACCAATGGAGAATGATGGTCTGTTGGAGATCACAGATGACAGCATAACGGTTTTGCCGGCAGGCAGGTTACTTATAAGGAACATCACAATGTCATTTGATGAATACCTTAGCGATAAGAAAGTAAGTAAGTTTTCAAAAACCATATGAACCATAATTCAGAGAAAATCGCTGTAATTTTAATGAATTTAGGCGCACCGGAATCATTGGACGACGTAAAACCGTTTTTACTTAATCTTTTTAATGACCCGGATATAATTGATCTGCCGATGGGAAAGATATTTCGTCCACTGTTAGCAAAGAGAATTACGAAAAAGAGGTTGCCGGAATCTATGGCAATATATAAAAAGATCGGAGGAGGGTCTCCTCTACGTGAACTTTCACAAAAACAAGCAAAAGCACTTGAATTAGACCTAAACGAAGATGGTAATTTTAAAGTATATATAGCGATGCGATATTGGAATCCTTTTACAGAGATAGCAGTTGATAATCTAATTGAGGAAGAGATAAAAAAGGTAATTCTTCTGCCGCTCTATCCTCAGTATTCTATTACTTCAACAGGTTCAAGTCTGCATGAATTTGAACGAGTACTGAAAAGAAAAAAAGATGCTGATGTGGAATTCAGACTTATTCATGATTATCACGACTATCAATCCTATATCAATGCGCTCGCGGAGAAGATTCATGAGGGTACTGAAAAATTCAATGGCGTAGTCGAGGAAGATTTACATCTTTTGTTCAGCGCGCATGGAGTGCCGCTAAGCGTGATAGAAAAAGGTGATCCTTACGAAAAGCAGGTGCGTAAGACTGTGAACTTGGTAATGACAAAGTTGGAGAACAAATATCACCATTCGATAAGTTTTCAGAGCAGAGTCACTAAAGTTGAATGGCTTGGTCCCGCTACCGATAAAATTATTCCTGAATTGGGGGAAAACGGTGTTAAAAACCTCCTCGTAATTCCGGTCGCTTTCGTGAATGACCATTCCGAAACACTTTTTGAACTCGATATATTTAACCGCGATTTAGCAATTAAGGCCGGAATAAAACAATATGAAGTCATGCCCGCTCTAAACGATTCTCCGAAATTTATCAGTGCAATGAAAGAGTTAGTATTACAAAGGATGGATTCTTGGAACTGAGTAAATCCCATGCTGTTTCTGTGGCGATAATCGGAGGCGGCATTTCCGGTTTATCTACAGCATTCTGGCTTGATAAATTAGGAGTTTCCGTTTGTCTATTTGAGGCTTCCGACAGAGTCGGTGGTGTAATAAACACTACCCTGAAAGACGGTTTTCTCATCGAACACGGACCATCAACGCTTCAAGGAAGAACAAAAGAACTTTTAGAATTGATTGATGATGCCGGACTTAAAAATGAAATCTTATACGCAAACGATCTTCAAAAGAACCGCTATATATTAAAGGGGGGAAAACTTGTACCTCTTCCGCTTGGCCCTGTTTCGTTTGTGACTACCAAGTTATTTTCGCTTTCCGCAAAGTTTAGACTTTTGATGGAGCCTTTTATAAAACCCTCCGATAAAATTGATGAATCGGTTGCTGATTTTGTGATCAGACGTATGGGAAGAGAATTTCTTGATTATGCCGTTGCTCCATTCGTGGGAGGTATTTTCGCGGGCGATCCTGAAAAAATCAGTTTACGCAGTACTTTTCCCCGACTTCATGCCTTGGAAAGAGATTACGGGAGCCTGATTGGCGGTATGGTGAAAAAATTATTTAAAAAGTCGGGAAGTAAATCAAATCGTTCTCGCCCAAAACTTTTCTCGTTCAAAAATGGACTAAAGACTTTGCCGGATAAATTGACAGGAATTCTTGGAAATAAGGTGCAGACAGGAACGACGGTTAAAAATATATCACCCATGAGAGAAATCGGTTCACTATATGAAGTTACGGTTGAAAATGCAGGGAAAACCGATATTATTAGGGCTAATGCTGTAGTAATTTCTGCGCCGTCATATCAAACGGCAAAACTATTAGAGCCGTTTTCGTCTAAGGTGGCAAACGATCTTAGAATAATCGACTACGCCCCTATGGCTGTGGTTTCGCTTGGTTACAACAGGAACGATATTGGACATCCCCTCAACGGATTCGGAATGTTATCTCCACCGCGCGAACCGAATAAATTTCTTGGATCACTCTGGACTTCGACTTTCTTCGATGGAAGAGCGCCTGATGGCAAAGTATTACTTACCAATTTTATCGGCGGGAAAAGACATCCTGAATTAACCGAACTGGAACCAAATGAACTTATTGACCTGGTTCACACGAGCTTGGAGAAGATTCTTCACATCACAGGAAAGCCGATATTAAAGGAAGTATTCATAAAGAAGAAAGCAATTCCACAGTACACTATAGGTTATCATGAGATACTGAACGAATTGAATAATGTTGAGGCAAATTATCCGGGTCTTTATATGACCGGGGCGTATAGGGGAGGCGTA encodes:
- the hemE gene encoding uroporphyrinogen decarboxylase, whose amino-acid sequence is MPNSLIIDAVNGRPTPRTPVWIMRQAGRYLPQYRAIREKVTLLEAFHSPEIAAELTLQPVELLGVDAAIIYSDILLIPEALGMSLDYIPGKGPVFENPLRSKLSIEKLKINSDFEVQLSFVSEAIKKVKSKLDSSKPLIGFVGSPWTLAVYMIEGESSKSFINAKTFIYKEPEIFKELMEILTEAVTRSLNLQINAGADLVQLFDSWAGLLNPQQFIDISLASMKDVIKNLDKSVPIILFAKGASHSIDILADSGADCLGIDWGSNISESRKTVNNRVALQGNLDPVVLLSDQETVREETIKVLEAYGEGSGHIFNLGHGILPETPVENVKTFIETVRSESPKFHNES
- the hemN gene encoding oxygen-independent coproporphyrinogen III oxidase, with amino-acid sequence MGNKNNNSTLFDEDLLKRYSKPGPRYTSYPTAPLFSEEIGANDFRNEIARTNDLVEPADLSLYFHIPFCDTLCYFCACSMMITHSDDKKENYLGFLKKEIDMISELTKNKRKVSQMHWGGGTPSYLLPSQIVGLGEYIQDSFTFDDNAEVSVEIDPRGLTREHLEAFKEIGFNRISMGVQDFDPDVQKAINRIQPEDMTIQVVDWCRELGFESINLDLIYGLPHQNVNNFRKTIKSVIDIKPERIATFNYAHVPWMKKHQTLIKEEWLPSTDEKLKLLHLVIDEFTSAGYEFIGMDHFAFPEDEIVTAQNNGTLHRNFQGYTTKKGCDLIAMGITGISEVGNMYAQNVKTLEEYYEIIDRGELATFKGYKLSNEDRLRKEIIMQLMCHFYLNKTSFGDANDLIFDEHFSEALEVMIPMENDGLLEITDDSITVLPAGRLLIRNITMSFDEYLSDKKVSKFSKTI
- the hemH gene encoding ferrochelatase; this encodes MNLGAPESLDDVKPFLLNLFNDPDIIDLPMGKIFRPLLAKRITKKRLPESMAIYKKIGGGSPLRELSQKQAKALELDLNEDGNFKVYIAMRYWNPFTEIAVDNLIEEEIKKVILLPLYPQYSITSTGSSLHEFERVLKRKKDADVEFRLIHDYHDYQSYINALAEKIHEGTEKFNGVVEEDLHLLFSAHGVPLSVIEKGDPYEKQVRKTVNLVMTKLENKYHHSISFQSRVTKVEWLGPATDKIIPELGENGVKNLLVIPVAFVNDHSETLFELDIFNRDLAIKAGIKQYEVMPALNDSPKFISAMKELVLQRMDSWN
- the hemG gene encoding protoporphyrinogen oxidase, producing the protein MELSKSHAVSVAIIGGGISGLSTAFWLDKLGVSVCLFEASDRVGGVINTTLKDGFLIEHGPSTLQGRTKELLELIDDAGLKNEILYANDLQKNRYILKGGKLVPLPLGPVSFVTTKLFSLSAKFRLLMEPFIKPSDKIDESVADFVIRRMGREFLDYAVAPFVGGIFAGDPEKISLRSTFPRLHALERDYGSLIGGMVKKLFKKSGSKSNRSRPKLFSFKNGLKTLPDKLTGILGNKVQTGTTVKNISPMREIGSLYEVTVENAGKTDIIRANAVVISAPSYQTAKLLEPFSSKVANDLRIIDYAPMAVVSLGYNRNDIGHPLNGFGMLSPPREPNKFLGSLWTSTFFDGRAPDGKVLLTNFIGGKRHPELTELEPNELIDLVHTSLEKILHITGKPILKEVFIKKKAIPQYTIGYHEILNELNNVEANYPGLYMTGAYRGGVSVEDCIANGKATAVKISEYLSNIKNAPLAEVVNVYT